From a region of the Odoribacter splanchnicus DSM 20712 genome:
- a CDS encoding CvpA family protein has protein sequence MNYIDIVILLFLLYGAFRGFSKGLIIEVATLAGLILGVFIAIRYSPFTEGILKDFLNITSRYLSYIALAVTFLLVVIAVYLLGKMLTRLVDIISLGLVNKLLGTLLGIAKYFIMVCVLLMIVDALNDKFHFISEETRENSLLFDPFLNFAQQMYNTIRF, from the coding sequence ATGAACTATATTGACATTGTTATTCTCTTGTTTTTACTATACGGCGCTTTCCGTGGATTCTCGAAAGGATTGATTATCGAGGTCGCCACTTTAGCCGGGCTGATATTGGGGGTTTTCATTGCCATACGCTACAGCCCTTTTACCGAAGGGATATTGAAAGACTTCCTGAATATCACGTCCCGTTACTTGTCTTATATCGCTTTGGCCGTTACCTTCCTGTTGGTTGTGATTGCAGTCTATTTGCTGGGGAAGATGTTGACCAGACTGGTCGATATTATTTCGTTGGGGTTGGTCAATAAACTGCTTGGCACCCTCCTCGGTATCGCAAAATATTTCATTATGGTTTGTGTACTTTTAATGATTGTCGATGCTTTGAACGATAAATTCCATTTTATCAGCGAAGAAACCAGGGAGAACAGTTTGTTATTCGATCCTTTTCTTAACTTTGCACAACAGATGTACAACACGATCCGCTTTTGA
- a CDS encoding energy transducer TonB: MEVKKSPQADLENKKNIFLEIGLMLALGTILFAFEWKVSGRQPADFVTVSEIPTEIEMVPITMMHQITPPPPPAPKPFDLLEIVDETDPLPDDLDIIDADDESNNKESFDLNNLNYDEEYDTDEVIAFVPSEDMPVFPENIQKWLSKHVKYPQIALENGVQGKVFVQFVVEKDGSVSNIKVVRGVDASLDKEAVRVVSVMPKWKPGKQRGKAVRVAYTLPIAFQIGSY, encoded by the coding sequence ATGGAAGTAAAAAAATCACCTCAGGCAGACCTTGAAAACAAGAAAAATATTTTTTTGGAAATAGGTCTTATGCTTGCCCTGGGTACTATTCTATTCGCATTCGAATGGAAAGTTTCCGGGCGTCAACCCGCTGATTTCGTCACGGTATCTGAAATCCCGACCGAAATCGAGATGGTACCGATCACCATGATGCATCAGATTACCCCACCTCCTCCCCCAGCCCCGAAGCCTTTCGATTTACTGGAAATTGTGGATGAAACAGATCCTTTGCCGGACGATCTGGATATCATCGATGCAGATGACGAAAGTAATAATAAAGAATCTTTCGACCTGAACAATTTGAATTACGATGAGGAATACGACACAGACGAAGTAATCGCTTTCGTGCCGAGCGAGGATATGCCGGTATTTCCGGAGAATATACAAAAATGGCTCTCAAAGCATGTGAAGTATCCTCAAATTGCCCTTGAGAACGGGGTACAGGGGAAAGTATTCGTTCAGTTTGTGGTTGAAAAAGACGGCAGTGTGAGCAATATCAAAGTGGTGCGCGGAGTAGATGCTTCTTTGGATAAGGAAGCGGTGAGAGTGGTGTCGGTGATGCCGAAATGGAAACCCGGTAAACAAAGAGGCAAAGCGGTGAGGGTGGCTTATACGCTTCCGATTGCATTTCAGATAGGGAGTTACTGA
- the hflX gene encoding GTPase HflX, with translation MYYTDQEAEKAILVGVALQSEGITYEQMTEYLDELSFLAETAGAETVKIFTQNLDKPVHATFIGKGKLEEIKAYTEENPVDMVIFDDELSPTQLRNIESVFPGIKVLDRTNLILDIFASRARTAHAKTQVELAQYQYLLPRLTGMWTHLERQKGGIGLRGPGETEIETDRRIIRDKISRLKNELTKIDKQKVIQRKNRGKLVRVALVGYTNVGKSTLMNLLSKSDVFAENKLFATLDTTVRKIAIKNVPFLLADTVGFIRKLPHHLVESFKSTLDEVREADVILHVVDISHPQFEDQMKVVNATLAELIKEPKPTIIIFNKIDAFHYVQKEEDDLTPVTRENYSLNDLKQMWMSRQGSETVYISAVKKENIEELKEKLYDIVKEIHSARFPYNDFLYQDYTENNPETEE, from the coding sequence ATGTATTATACGGATCAGGAAGCAGAGAAAGCGATATTAGTAGGAGTAGCCCTTCAATCGGAAGGGATCACCTACGAGCAGATGACCGAATATCTCGACGAATTGTCATTTCTGGCAGAGACAGCGGGAGCAGAAACGGTAAAAATTTTCACACAGAATTTAGATAAACCGGTACATGCCACTTTTATCGGCAAAGGGAAACTGGAAGAAATCAAAGCTTACACCGAAGAAAACCCGGTAGATATGGTTATTTTCGACGATGAATTGAGCCCGACACAGTTACGAAATATAGAATCTGTCTTTCCGGGAATCAAAGTGCTGGACCGGACGAACCTGATTCTGGACATTTTTGCCAGCCGGGCACGTACGGCACATGCCAAAACCCAGGTGGAACTGGCTCAATACCAGTATTTACTTCCGCGTCTGACCGGAATGTGGACACATCTGGAGAGACAAAAAGGAGGTATCGGATTAAGAGGACCGGGAGAAACGGAAATCGAGACCGACCGCCGGATCATCCGGGATAAAATCAGCCGTTTGAAAAATGAACTAACCAAGATCGACAAACAAAAGGTCATTCAACGGAAAAACCGGGGTAAACTGGTGCGTGTCGCTTTGGTAGGTTATACGAATGTCGGAAAATCGACGTTGATGAACCTGCTGAGTAAATCGGATGTATTTGCAGAAAACAAATTGTTTGCTACACTAGATACGACCGTGCGGAAAATTGCGATTAAAAATGTGCCGTTTTTGCTGGCGGACACGGTAGGTTTTATTCGTAAATTACCCCATCACCTGGTGGAATCGTTCAAATCTACGTTGGACGAAGTGCGCGAGGCAGACGTTATTCTTCATGTCGTGGATATCTCCCATCCGCAATTCGAAGATCAGATGAAGGTGGTCAATGCTACTCTGGCAGAATTGATCAAAGAACCCAAACCGACGATTATCATTTTCAATAAAATCGACGCTTTTCATTATGTACAGAAGGAGGAAGACGATTTAACCCCTGTGACCAGAGAAAACTATAGTCTGAACGACCTGAAACAAATGTGGATGTCGCGACAGGGAAGTGAAACCGTATATATATCGGCCGTTAAAAAGGAGAATATAGAAGAACTGAAAGAAAAGCTTTACGATATCGTCAAAGAGATCCATTCGGCACGATTCCCCTATAATGACTTTTTATACCAGGATTATACCGAAAACAATCCGGAAACAGAGGAGTAG
- a CDS encoding energy transducer TonB encodes MEIKKSPKADLEGKKGVFFEIGLTLALAVLLFAFEWKSSTEQVTPFQTPAEEQIEDEIIPITQQMLKPPPPPPPAPKLTDLIDIVEDDTNIDDDLEILDAEDQSENQVIENVADFGEYGEENTGESEIFQVVEDMPSFPGGNVSKWIAKNVKYPVLAMENGIQGKVFIQFVIERDGSITDVKVARGVDASLDKEAVRVVQSMPKWKPGKQRGKPVRVAYTLPINFQLSNN; translated from the coding sequence ATGGAAATTAAAAAGTCACCGAAAGCAGATCTGGAAGGGAAGAAAGGCGTTTTCTTCGAGATCGGACTTACTCTGGCTTTAGCGGTGCTGTTATTTGCTTTTGAATGGAAATCTTCCACCGAACAAGTAACTCCATTTCAGACTCCCGCTGAAGAACAGATAGAAGATGAGATTATTCCGATTACGCAACAAATGCTAAAACCTCCACCTCCTCCTCCTCCAGCCCCGAAATTGACGGACTTGATCGATATTGTAGAGGATGACACCAATATCGACGATGATCTTGAAATTTTAGACGCAGAAGACCAATCGGAGAACCAGGTGATAGAAAATGTCGCCGATTTTGGAGAATATGGTGAAGAGAATACCGGAGAGTCAGAGATTTTCCAGGTAGTTGAAGATATGCCGAGTTTCCCGGGTGGTAATGTATCGAAATGGATTGCGAAGAATGTAAAATATCCGGTTCTGGCCATGGAAAACGGTATTCAGGGGAAAGTTTTCATTCAGTTCGTGATCGAGAGAGACGGTTCTATTACCGACGTAAAAGTAGCGAGAGGAGTAGATGCCTCTTTGGATAAGGAAGCTGTACGTGTTGTGCAGTCGATGCCGAAATGGAAACCAGGAAAGCAGAGAGGTAAACCTGTACGTGTAGCCTACACTCTGCCGATCAACTTCCAGTTATCGAACAATTAG
- the aspS gene encoding aspartate--tRNA ligase → MYRTHTCGALRIENVNENVCLSGWVQKIRNLGAMTFIDLRDRYGITQLVAEESASEEIKKQVAQLGREFVIQIQGKVVERASKNNKIPTGEIEIILDTVKILSRSEIPPFTIEDNTDGGDEIRMKYRYLDLRRQMVRRNLELRHRMAHLVRNFLDGKQFMEVETPVLIKSTPEGARDFVVPSRMNQGQFYALPQSPQTFKQLLMVAGFDRYYQIVKCFRDEDLRADRQPEFTQIDCEMSFVEREDVLGIFEDMIRHLFKEIRGIDIPAFPRMTWHEAMEQYGCDKPDIRFGMKFADLTRLARTKDFAVFNSAEYIGGICVPGCASYTRKQLDELTDFVKRPQVGAKGLVYVKYNEDGSIKSSVDKFYTAEELKVWLDTCQAQPGDLLLILCGAKNKTLPQLCELRLEMGNRLGLRDKNVFKPLWIVDFPLLEWDEETQRFYAMHHPFTSPNPEDIDLMETRPGDVRANAYDMVINGVEVGGGSIRIHDTALQQRMFKCLGFTPEQAEKQFGFLLNAFKYGAPPHGGIAFGFDRLVSMFAGLDSIRDTIAFPKNNSGRDVMIDSPSEISVEQFKELGIKLNQ, encoded by the coding sequence ATGTACAGAACACACACATGCGGAGCACTTCGGATTGAAAATGTAAACGAGAATGTCTGTTTGAGTGGCTGGGTTCAGAAAATCAGAAACCTGGGAGCCATGACATTTATCGATCTCCGCGACAGATACGGAATTACCCAATTGGTGGCAGAAGAATCTGCTTCTGAAGAGATAAAAAAACAAGTGGCACAGTTAGGACGGGAATTTGTGATTCAAATTCAAGGTAAGGTGGTGGAGAGAGCCAGTAAAAACAATAAAATACCTACAGGAGAGATCGAAATTATCTTAGATACGGTAAAGATTCTGAGCCGTTCGGAGATACCTCCTTTTACTATCGAAGACAATACGGACGGGGGTGACGAGATCCGGATGAAATACCGTTATCTCGATTTACGCCGGCAAATGGTGCGCAGGAACCTGGAATTGCGTCACCGGATGGCGCATTTGGTACGTAATTTTCTGGATGGCAAGCAATTTATGGAGGTAGAGACGCCGGTATTGATCAAGAGTACTCCCGAAGGAGCCCGTGATTTTGTGGTGCCTTCGCGGATGAATCAGGGACAGTTTTATGCATTACCGCAAAGCCCGCAGACTTTCAAACAACTGTTGATGGTCGCCGGTTTCGACCGATACTATCAGATTGTGAAATGTTTCCGGGACGAGGACCTTCGGGCAGACCGTCAACCTGAATTCACTCAGATCGACTGTGAAATGTCGTTTGTAGAACGGGAAGATGTGCTCGGTATTTTCGAAGATATGATCCGCCATCTTTTTAAAGAAATCAGAGGCATCGATATCCCGGCATTTCCGCGGATGACGTGGCATGAAGCGATGGAGCAATATGGTTGTGACAAACCGGATATCCGTTTCGGTATGAAATTCGCAGACCTGACCCGTCTGGCCCGAACCAAGGACTTTGCAGTATTCAACAGTGCAGAATATATCGGAGGGATTTGTGTCCCGGGTTGTGCTTCGTATACCCGTAAGCAGCTGGACGAGCTGACCGATTTCGTGAAGCGTCCGCAGGTAGGAGCGAAAGGATTGGTGTATGTCAAATACAATGAAGACGGCAGCATAAAATCGTCGGTAGATAAATTCTATACGGCCGAAGAGCTGAAAGTATGGCTAGACACCTGCCAAGCTCAACCGGGCGATCTGCTCCTAATCTTATGCGGAGCGAAAAACAAAACTTTACCCCAGTTGTGTGAGCTTCGTCTGGAAATGGGAAACCGGCTGGGATTGAGAGATAAAAATGTATTCAAACCGTTATGGATCGTCGACTTTCCGTTGTTGGAATGGGATGAAGAGACACAACGTTTTTATGCGATGCACCATCCGTTCACCTCTCCGAATCCAGAGGATATCGATTTGATGGAAACACGGCCGGGAGATGTGAGAGCGAATGCCTATGACATGGTGATCAACGGCGTGGAAGTAGGGGGAGGTTCTATCCGGATCCATGATACAGCATTGCAGCAACGGATGTTCAAATGCCTGGGATTTACCCCGGAGCAAGCTGAAAAACAATTCGGTTTCCTGTTGAATGCTTTCAAATACGGCGCTCCTCCTCACGGTGGTATCGCCTTCGGTTTCGACCGTTTGGTTTCTATGTTTGCAGGCCTGGACAGCATTCGAGACACCATCGCTTTCCCGAAAAACAATTCGGGCCGGGATGTGATGATCGATTCTCCGTCGGAGATTTCGGTCGAGCAATTCAAGGAATTAGGCATTAAACTGAATCAATGA
- a CDS encoding aspartate-semialdehyde dehydrogenase — protein MKIAIVGASGAVGQEFLRVLEERNFPMDELVLFGSKRSAGTQYLFRGQPLTVKLLQHNDDFKDIDIAFVSAGGGTSKEFAETITKYGAVMIDNSSAFRMDEEVPLVVPEVNPEDALDRPRGIIANPNCTTILLVVALKAIEPLSHITRARVSTYQAASGAGAAAMDELYNQYRQILAGETPTVEKFAYQLAFNLIPQVDVFTDNGYTKEEMKMFNETRKIMHSDIRVSSTCVRVPALRAHSESIWIETERPLSVEEVREAFSRAEGLVLQDNPAEQDYPMPLFLSGKDPVYVGRIRKDLADEKGLTFWLVGDQIKKGAALNAVQIAEYLCKKGL, from the coding sequence ATGAAAATAGCTATCGTCGGGGCAAGTGGAGCAGTAGGACAAGAGTTTCTGCGCGTATTGGAAGAAAGAAATTTTCCTATGGATGAGTTGGTGTTATTCGGTTCGAAACGGAGCGCCGGCACCCAATACCTGTTTCGTGGTCAGCCGCTGACTGTAAAACTTTTACAACACAACGACGACTTTAAGGACATCGACATAGCTTTCGTTTCGGCCGGAGGCGGTACTTCGAAAGAATTTGCCGAAACGATCACCAAATACGGGGCTGTAATGATCGATAATTCGAGTGCTTTCAGAATGGACGAAGAGGTACCTTTGGTGGTACCGGAGGTCAACCCGGAAGATGCTCTCGACCGTCCCCGTGGCATCATCGCGAATCCGAACTGTACGACTATCCTGCTGGTGGTTGCCTTAAAAGCCATCGAACCATTGAGCCACATCACCCGGGCCCGTGTATCGACCTATCAGGCAGCGAGCGGCGCAGGCGCAGCAGCTATGGACGAACTGTATAATCAGTACCGGCAAATCCTGGCAGGGGAAACACCTACGGTGGAGAAATTCGCCTATCAACTGGCTTTTAACCTGATTCCTCAGGTAGACGTTTTCACGGATAACGGCTATACCAAAGAGGAAATGAAAATGTTCAACGAGACACGGAAAATCATGCATTCGGATATCCGGGTAAGCTCTACTTGTGTGAGAGTACCGGCCTTACGGGCCCATTCGGAAAGTATCTGGATCGAAACAGAACGCCCGCTCTCGGTAGAGGAAGTCCGGGAAGCTTTTTCCCGTGCCGAAGGTCTGGTATTGCAAGACAATCCGGCAGAACAGGATTATCCGATGCCTCTTTTCTTATCAGGCAAAGATCCGGTGTATGTAGGCCGTATCCGCAAAGACCTGGCGGACGAAAAAGGATTGACTTTCTGGTTAGTAGGTGACCAAATCAAAAAAGGCGCCGCTCTGAATGCAGTACAGATTGCCGAATATCTGTGTAAAAAAGGACTTTAA
- a CDS encoding DNA polymerase III subunit, with protein sequence MFKDVIGHEDIKQRLITSLRTGRISHAQLFAGETGYGSLALALAFAQYVFCTGDKKEDACGECPSCRKIQKYIHPDLHFVFPVVRKTKSPVSDEYINEWRRLLTRTNYFGLEEWYTEMGVEDNAQAAIYTEESANILRKLNLKSFESDYKILVMWLPEKMNPECSNKLLKIIEEPFDKTLFLMVSEHPEQIINTIQSRLQRIHIPPLHQEQIQRQLIAEKGIAAQKAEEYAHVASGNWYKALRLLDETEEQIYNQEKFISLMRLCWERKMLPVNEWVNEICSLGRERQKNFLAHASRMIRENFVRNFGLEQLNYMTEREKNFSQRFAPYVHEGNVIPLSNEFERAYSDISRNGNAKIIFTDLCIKVMQNIRPN encoded by the coding sequence GTGTTTAAGGATGTAATCGGACATGAAGATATCAAGCAAAGACTGATCACCTCTCTCCGGACGGGTCGGATCAGTCATGCCCAACTATTTGCCGGAGAAACGGGATACGGTTCTCTGGCTTTGGCTTTGGCATTCGCCCAATATGTCTTTTGCACAGGTGATAAAAAAGAAGATGCCTGCGGAGAATGCCCTTCATGTAGGAAAATACAGAAATACATCCATCCGGATCTGCACTTTGTATTTCCGGTTGTCCGGAAAACAAAAAGCCCGGTCAGTGATGAATATATCAACGAATGGCGGCGTCTGCTGACGCGGACGAATTATTTCGGTCTGGAAGAATGGTATACGGAAATGGGAGTAGAGGATAATGCACAAGCCGCGATATATACCGAAGAAAGTGCCAATATTCTCCGTAAGCTGAACCTGAAATCATTCGAATCGGATTATAAGATTCTGGTGATGTGGTTGCCGGAAAAGATGAATCCGGAATGCTCGAACAAACTGTTAAAGATCATCGAGGAGCCGTTCGACAAGACATTGTTTCTGATGGTTTCGGAGCATCCGGAACAGATCATCAATACGATACAATCGCGTTTGCAGCGTATTCACATTCCTCCCCTGCATCAGGAGCAAATACAACGACAGCTGATAGCTGAAAAAGGAATCGCTGCACAAAAAGCGGAAGAATATGCCCATGTGGCTTCGGGGAACTGGTATAAAGCCCTGCGGTTGCTGGACGAAACAGAAGAGCAAATTTACAACCAGGAAAAATTTATCAGCCTCATGCGGCTGTGCTGGGAAAGAAAAATGCTTCCGGTAAATGAATGGGTCAATGAAATATGCAGCCTTGGAAGAGAAAGGCAAAAGAATTTCTTAGCGCATGCCTCACGGATGATCCGGGAAAATTTTGTCCGGAATTTCGGTTTGGAGCAACTGAATTATATGACGGAACGGGAAAAAAATTTCTCACAACGCTTTGCCCCTTATGTACATGAAGGAAATGTCATTCCATTGAGCAACGAGTTCGAGCGTGCTTATAGCGACATCAGCCGGAACGGAAATGCAAAAATCATTTTTACGGATCTCTGCATAAAAGTCATGCAAAATATCAGACCCAATTGA
- a CDS encoding PSP1 domain-containing protein: MNDIHNNENISQEEEFVSPGQEKVNGKATPEQSGPSTGEPREQPGEPTEEAVEIEETEEIEIIEAGEFTVPKKEEEEEEIQELHTKHPRRDVPVIDHRLLAGKLTVYDWLEDLPATDCAPEIVEVRFKNTRKGFYSNPSKLALKAGDIVAVEAALGHDIGVVSLSGELVKEQIRIKRVDLERNPLKKVYRKAKPHDIEKWQQAIALEHDTMIRSRKIAADLKLNMKIGDVEYQGDKTKAIFYYIADDRVDFRTLIKVLAETFHIRIEMKQIGTRQEAGRIGGIGPCGRKLCCSTFITNFISVSTSAARYQDISLNPQKLAGQCGKLKCCLNYEVDAYVDAQKDFPSTNITLNTGEGLLYHQKTDIFGQMTSYSTDKEGKGIFIQIPVKRVKEIIAMNRKGIIPPKAVEESGNTPTDIKYTDGVGEESLNRFDEKKQKKRHSRQRNNNNRENGNSNTPRNEKNERNGERGGQRPFRNGPRQDQRRDSRPIQRPKPRTDQHSQSKTEQ; the protein is encoded by the coding sequence ATGAACGATATACACAATAACGAAAATATAAGCCAGGAAGAAGAATTCGTTTCGCCCGGGCAAGAAAAAGTAAACGGCAAAGCGACGCCTGAGCAATCGGGGCCTTCGACCGGGGAGCCCCGTGAACAACCGGGAGAACCGACGGAGGAAGCCGTAGAGATCGAAGAGACGGAAGAGATAGAAATTATCGAAGCCGGGGAATTTACAGTCCCGAAAAAAGAAGAGGAAGAAGAGGAAATTCAGGAACTTCATACGAAGCATCCGCGGCGGGATGTACCGGTAATCGACCATCGTTTGCTAGCGGGGAAATTGACGGTATACGACTGGCTGGAAGATCTGCCTGCGACGGATTGTGCCCCGGAGATCGTAGAAGTAAGGTTTAAAAATACACGGAAAGGGTTTTACAGCAATCCGTCGAAACTAGCTTTAAAAGCAGGAGATATCGTGGCGGTTGAAGCAGCCTTGGGACACGATATCGGGGTGGTATCTTTATCGGGTGAACTGGTAAAGGAACAAATCCGGATCAAACGGGTGGATCTCGAGCGGAATCCGCTGAAGAAGGTATACCGGAAGGCCAAACCCCACGACATCGAGAAATGGCAACAAGCCATTGCTTTAGAGCACGATACGATGATCCGTTCGCGGAAAATCGCAGCCGACCTGAAACTGAATATGAAGATCGGTGATGTGGAGTATCAGGGAGATAAAACAAAAGCTATATTTTATTATATCGCAGACGACCGGGTGGATTTCCGGACGCTGATCAAGGTGTTGGCGGAGACTTTCCATATCCGTATCGAAATGAAACAGATCGGGACACGTCAGGAAGCAGGCAGAATCGGGGGTATCGGTCCCTGCGGACGCAAATTATGCTGTTCGACTTTTATCACCAATTTTATTTCGGTGTCGACCTCAGCCGCCCGCTATCAGGATATTTCGCTGAATCCTCAGAAGCTGGCCGGACAGTGCGGGAAACTGAAATGTTGTCTGAACTATGAAGTGGATGCGTACGTCGATGCGCAGAAAGATTTCCCTTCGACCAATATTACTTTAAATACGGGAGAGGGTTTGCTTTACCATCAAAAAACGGATATCTTCGGTCAGATGACGTCTTATAGTACGGATAAAGAAGGGAAGGGTATTTTTATCCAGATTCCGGTAAAACGGGTAAAGGAAATCATCGCGATGAACCGGAAAGGAATTATTCCTCCAAAAGCGGTAGAAGAAAGCGGAAATACCCCGACAGATATAAAATATACGGACGGCGTGGGAGAAGAAAGCCTGAACCGTTTCGACGAAAAGAAGCAGAAGAAGCGTCATTCCAGGCAACGAAATAATAATAATCGTGAAAATGGAAACTCTAACACTCCCCGTAACGAAAAAAATGAAAGAAACGGAGAACGGGGAGGACAACGGCCTTTCCGTAACGGCCCGAGACAGGATCAGCGCAGAGATTCGAGACCTATACAAAGGCCCAAGCCACGAACCGATCAGCATTCACAATCCAAAACTGAACAATGA
- the tyrS gene encoding tyrosine--tRNA ligase — MNFVDELKWRGMIHDIMPGTEELLAKGQTTAYVGIDPTADSLHVGHLVSVMMMKHFQMAGHKPIFIIGGATGMIGDPSGKSQERNLLDEETIRKNMAGIKAQLSRFIDFNSTASNAAIMLNNYDWMKQFSFLDFIREIGKHITVNYMMAKDSVKKRLSSESAQGMSFTEFTYQLVQGYDFLHLRKNYGCMLQMGGSDQWGNITTGGELIRRKEGLDAYGLTWPLMTKSDGKKFGKTESGNIWLDPERTSPYKFYQFWLNTTDEDAARYVKIFTILPPARIDALIAEHREAPHLRKLQKTLAKEITCLIHGEEAYNLALEASQILFGNATSETLRKIDENTFLSVFEGVPQYEIAAADLKAGISIVDFLADKTAIMSSKGEARRALKSNAIGINKEKVQGEETIIGESHLIDGKYILAQSGKKNYFLVIVK; from the coding sequence ATGAATTTTGTTGATGAATTAAAATGGAGAGGCATGATTCATGATATCATGCCGGGAACAGAAGAACTATTGGCTAAAGGACAAACTACGGCATACGTAGGTATCGACCCGACTGCCGATTCTCTGCATGTCGGACATCTGGTCTCTGTGATGATGATGAAACACTTTCAGATGGCCGGGCACAAACCGATTTTTATTATCGGTGGAGCTACCGGTATGATCGGCGATCCTAGTGGCAAATCACAGGAAAGAAACTTATTGGACGAAGAGACTATCCGTAAAAATATGGCCGGGATCAAAGCTCAGTTATCCCGGTTTATCGATTTCAACTCCACTGCTTCCAATGCTGCTATTATGCTGAATAACTACGATTGGATGAAACAATTCTCATTTCTGGATTTCATCCGTGAAATCGGTAAGCATATTACCGTCAACTATATGATGGCTAAAGATTCCGTAAAAAAACGCCTCAGTAGCGAGTCGGCCCAGGGTATGTCGTTTACAGAATTCACCTATCAGCTGGTGCAGGGATACGATTTCCTTCATCTGCGTAAAAACTACGGTTGTATGTTGCAGATGGGAGGTTCCGACCAATGGGGAAATATTACTACCGGAGGCGAATTGATCCGTCGTAAAGAAGGGCTCGACGCTTATGGCTTGACCTGGCCGCTGATGACCAAGAGTGATGGAAAAAAATTCGGGAAAACCGAATCGGGGAATATCTGGTTAGATCCCGAACGTACTTCCCCTTATAAATTTTATCAGTTCTGGTTGAATACCACCGATGAAGATGCCGCACGTTATGTCAAAATCTTCACCATCCTGCCTCCCGCTCGGATCGATGCTTTGATCGCTGAACACCGGGAAGCTCCGCACCTCAGGAAATTACAGAAAACCCTGGCAAAAGAAATTACTTGCCTGATCCATGGGGAAGAAGCTTACAACCTGGCCCTGGAAGCCTCCCAAATCCTCTTTGGGAATGCAACCTCCGAGACCTTGAGGAAAATCGATGAAAATACTTTCCTGTCCGTATTCGAAGGGGTTCCCCAATACGAAATTGCGGCGGCCGATTTAAAAGCAGGTATCTCCATTGTCGACTTCTTAGCCGATAAAACAGCCATCATGTCTTCCAAAGGAGAAGCCCGCAGAGCTTTGAAATCCAATGCTATCGGTATCAATAAAGAAAAAGTACAGGGTGAAGAAACCATCATCGGTGAATCTCACCTCATCGACGGAAAATATATCCTCGCCCAAAGTGGCAAAAAGAATTATTTTCTCGTAATCGTTAAATAA
- a CDS encoding 4'-phosphopantetheinyl transferase family protein, whose amino-acid sequence MLKIYYLRISDFQHLSEDELFPLVGEDTVRKVTGYKNPGVRRTKLLGEGMIRRLLFRLWGLHKEDYLIRIGEHGKPLVESRFSVWYNLSHSGDYIVAAFSHLEVGIDIEQKRKARMEVARRFFHPAEIQCLQNLAGDAQDELFFRYWSVKESFLKYTGSGLSSPLSGFEVRFDDHRPRIFQSENLRNLSISACPVDPAYKCFVCAETTEEPGIFPFLVPDLFLPDE is encoded by the coding sequence ATGCTTAAAATTTATTATTTACGGATTTCCGATTTTCAGCATCTCTCCGAAGATGAACTGTTTCCGTTAGTAGGTGAAGACACGGTCCGGAAAGTAACCGGATACAAAAATCCCGGAGTCAGGCGTACAAAATTATTGGGTGAGGGGATGATTCGGCGGTTATTGTTCCGTTTGTGGGGACTGCACAAAGAAGATTACCTCATCCGTATAGGTGAACATGGTAAACCATTGGTGGAGAGCCGGTTTTCGGTTTGGTATAATTTATCGCATTCCGGTGATTATATCGTGGCGGCTTTTTCGCATCTCGAAGTCGGAATCGATATCGAGCAAAAAAGGAAAGCCCGCATGGAAGTGGCCCGGCGTTTTTTCCATCCTGCAGAAATTCAGTGCCTGCAAAATCTTGCCGGAGATGCGCAGGATGAACTGTTTTTCCGTTATTGGTCCGTGAAAGAAAGTTTTTTAAAATACACCGGTAGCGGCTTATCCTCCCCCTTGTCCGGTTTCGAAGTCCGCTTCGACGATCATCGGCCCCGCATATTTCAGTCAGAAAACCTTCGAAATCTCTCTATCTCTGCCTGTCCGGTCGATCCCGCATACAAATGCTTCGTTTGTGCAGAGACTACCGAAGAACCCGGGATCTTTCCATTCCTCGTCCCGGATCTCTTCCTGCCGGATGAATAA